CAAAATAACAGAACATTCCATGGTTAGCCATAGTTGAATAAGGCTTGACCCTCTGTAGAGGTGGAATTTGCTTTCatccaagaaaaagaaaatagtcaTGCCAGGGAATTTGATTATGATCCTTTATACCTCTCCCAATAACATTGCAGTGAACTCTCTGTCCTTTACATAAATGATATGTATAAAATATGCCATTGTCAATTACTCACCACATTGAGATAACTTCTGATAACTCTCTGAAAGAAAGTATAGCAAATTATAAAAATCAGACCGTTTATAACCATATTTAggattgggtgggtgggagaatcaCAAATGAATGCCACTGATTATTCTTGCCAAGGACTCTTGAGTTTGAACCTGAGGGATACCAGCATGTGTCACTGTCAGATGGTGTGAAGATTCTTGATTAGTGAAGCCTGGTATGAGTCCCTGAGTCTGGCCTTTGCCAGGTCAACAGCACCTCCAGCTGTTGTGCCTTAGTCTGTGGGTCATGCCCCTTAAAAAGGACAAGCAATTTCTGCTTTATTTCCATGACCTGCCAATAGCAATGGATAATTCTAcgaattttggtttctctccatttctcattttaaatCTTAAGTTTAGTTTGCATTATTCTGCATTttttcttcatgaaaattcactaaCATTTTAGTCCTACACGCCACTCAtttttataaaaggtaaaggtaaagggacccctgacccttaggtccagtcgtgaccgactctggggttgcggcgctcatctcgcgttattagccgagggagccggcgtacagcttccaggtcatgtggccagcatgacaaagccgcttatggcgaaccagagcagcgcacggaaacgccatttaccttcccaccagagtggtacctatttatctacttgcagtttgacgtgccttcgaactgctaggtgggcaggagctgggaccgagcaacaggagctcaccccatcgtggggattcgaactgccaaccttctgatcggcaagccctaggctcagtggtttaacccatagcgccacccgcgtccctcatttTTATCAACATAGGTACAAAAAATAGAAGGTTTCTGTAACAGTTCACATCTACAGTTACCGGTAAATGAGATTATGAAAATGACAGATTTAAAATACTTACGTCTCAGTTTGTACCCAGCACCAACAAGAAGGCAGATGAAAATCAACAGAATGATTAGGAAGGGTGCTAGCCAAGGGGATGTGGTAGGATAAAGGGCATCTGAAACACACATTAAAACCTCAGTTACAGCAAAACTAACCCAACCAGTTTCAAGTTGCAAAACTAACCCAAATAGAGTCTGATTTTGCCACTTACCTTCATTGCCCCAAATTCTCCTGAActtcccattttgggggggattggCAGAACTGAGCGAAGTTGTgccaatggggtgggggtggggtttcagCTGTGACCTGCCTGCCTCTCCGCTGAATAGTGTATATGGGATAGAAGCCAGAAGACACTTTAGCCATTACCCCAGTTGATAACTGATGAAATGCTGCTGAGCAGAACTACAGTTGAAGAGATTCTGGATAATCCATTCAAACAAAGTCTGGTGTACTTCAGAGGCATCAAAATTGAATAAATTTCCCAAACCTCTCTCTTCTTATAGTACTTGTACTGAAGAAAATATTGAAAGCATTGAACCTCTTGGCCCTTTTGCTTCACCCCTACTCACCAGAGATCAGGATTCTTGATTCACTCTCCATCCCGAGGAGTTCGTTGATGATTTTGCAAGAGACTTCATGGTCAACTCCTGACTCTGTTGTAATGGAACTGGAAACACTGAAGTTCCCAGCCATGGTCTCTGTGTTTGTAGTGTCTGACTGTTTACTTTGGACTTTCCCTTCACTGTCCAGCCAGAGAGCCTTGGGCTTTGGGTACCAACCGTTGGAGCTGCAGGTGAGGCCAATCCCCCAGCCTTTATAATCCACCAAGGCAATGGTGGGCTCTGTTCCTTTTGCTGAACAAGAATAACACCACATATTTATTTTCCATCGTTCCAAATATCATAGAACCTGTCTAGAGTTTCTGCACTCTGACCAAACACCAGGAATGATACTTTATTACAGTCAGTTCTTACAGTACACATTTTGTGCCAAATTTTCTTTTTTAGTATTCTCAAGCTACAGGACGATTGCTCCTGTGAGTAGTGCTCATGGCTGCAAAGAGATGAAGAAGTCTGATTGAGTGACCTGGGTTCTACAGTTTTAAGTTTGACAACTTGTATTTCTGAAAATGAATCCTTAATGTGGCCCACAGCACCTGGTGATATCCCGGCATCCTCAGACATGCTCAGGAAGAACATCCAGGAGTTAGTGCAGATggtggaggcagcaaggcttggctgctgctgctattcttcATGTGCTTCTCTCACTTCTGCAGCCATAGATCTTGTGCTAAGTGTCCATGCATACTCATAACCCCATCCTCCTCTAGTACCCAGCCCAGTTCATTTTCTTACTCTGCTCTTCCTCTCACCACAGAGCCCTGGAGAAGGAGGTTAAGTGgcagacacacccacacaccccacatatgccaaaacaaaacaaaacccaattgGCTTCTGCGGGcttgaagcttgcaagctgcatgcagGGACATGGTATTCCCCCAAAGATGCTCTTgcctacctggagattcaagtCCTCTTTCTGCACCATGGAGGGGAGCAGGCAAACCTAGAGATTCCAGGTCAGCCCCAGAGGTTTAGCAAAcctaataataagaattataagAATAAACTCACCTGCCAAAACCAACTCAACCACCACCTCATCATACCAGTCCCCAAGGAAGACTATACAGGTGTAATTTCCTTGGTCAGACAGATGGCTTTTCTTCAGAATCAGAGACATGTTCCCTTTATTAAGATCATTCTGGGAAAGCTCAGCTCGACCTTGGTATCTGTTATCCTGTGTTTCTGGCCTGTTTCGACCATAGTAGGATTTCACGTCAGTTTTTTCCGAGGATTTATCCAAGATCCACTGGACCTTGATGTTGGTGCTTTCCGGTATGCTTGAAGTTGTTAGTTGACATGGCAGGATCACTTCTTTTCCAAGGACACCAACTATAGGCTTTGGGGGTGGATTGATTTTAAATTGACCTTTggggaataaaaatatatatcaaaagttCACCTTAAATTGACCACTACTGGCAGTAATTCCTCCGTGTAATTCTTTTTTGGGGATGGAAAGATATGGCAACCATGTAAAAAGTGTAAGATTCTGCACTCAGGCAGGGAGAACCAGCTTGCcaatagtacatgtgaaaaggatctaggggttttaGTGGACCACAatctgaacatgagtcaacattgtcatgcagtagcaaaaaagctattgctattctaggttgcatcaactgAAGTATAATGTTTTGATGAAGAGAagcaatagtcccactctattccgCAGGATACTGATGAACTTCCAGAcggtaagagttgttcaacagtggaaaagattccctcagaaagtggtagactctccttcattgaaggtttctaagcagaggttggatggccatgtgtcatTGATGTTTTAGGAGAGGTTCCAggattgcaagaggttggactagatgacccttgaagtcccttccaactttaggattctatgattctaagaagcatGTTTTGCTCAGCTGTAATTTACACCAGTTATCTTCAACATTTTTCGACCCAGAACCTACCTttaacccagacatgcatttgGGGATTCATTTCTTACTCTTTTATCACAGATTTGCATGGTGGGAGTGCTCCTGTGTCGACCCACCTTGGCCTATTAGTGGGttctgacccaccagttgaagaccagtgcttTACACACAAGCATTACCTCAGAGCTGAACTGCTCACTGCAATAAACTTTACAAAAGTAGCTTGCTTACCTGAAGTTAGCACATGGGAGATTTGAagaaagataaaaatgcaaacaatcgTTGATGAGGAAGACATGGATCAAAGATCTGAAGAATAGGACTATACCTGTACAATTGTtggaagaaagaaataaaaaataaaattgcaagatGCACTGGTCACCATTTATTACCGGTAATTACTGTCAACAGCAATGTCtacattatttaaataaatataggcatttttgtacattactcTTCATGTATTATACTTTGGCTTTGTTAAAACTTAATTTATGCTATATATACCAGGAATGGTATACATTATACAAGATGGTATCCTCTTTTGCAAGTGGATCTTGCAAGTGGGTCAGAGGGCCATATTCaatacagtgttttgttttgttcttcctGGTAACCAAGCtatttttgatgtatttttattattctgaTTATCttgttttgaatatatatatatatatatatatatatatatatatatatatatatatatatatatatatattgcatttattacACACCACTTTTCAGTCAATGCACTTGAGGTTGTTTACAATTTTAATATACAGTAGTAGAACAAAAATGTAGTGGCAGAGACCTCTCAGGTTGACTGACAACTGATGGCATTTGCTCCTGGCCTCGGCTTCCTTGCCATCCCTCAGGGCAGATGGGACTTAAATAGCCCCAGAGAAGGTGAATGAGGGGCTGTCCCAGTAGTTTTCTCAGGCCACTGTTAATTCTTATCGGGAGCTGATGCGCCAATAATCCCTAGCCTGGGTATCCCAGTTTCTGAATTTCCTCAAGGAAGACGGTAGCCCTAGGGACATGGGGGAGGGGCTGCCTCAATGAGTCTGTCAAGTCAGTTGGGAAGTTCTGTCAGAAATCAATGATATGGACTCTCTGGTCTGGGCTCACTTGCTTTTATGGGCTACTATAGATACAGTAGTGATTTTTTTGGTCATTCATTTGATGTGTTTTGGTTTGAGCACAAAGTATGTGGATGAATGGTACACAAATAAAGTGGCAACATTACTGTGAAGTTTTTTCACTTTCCTCTAGAGTTGGGAGCAGCTTGGAAAGGAGATTGCTACTTATATAGTATACATTCACTCCAGTGTccccttttgtcttttcttctaCTCCTTCTCCACAAATAGGTATATTTGtaatttcttattattttaaataaaacaaagggaGTTATAGCTGTGCATTTCACCACACCAGCAGAATGTATGTGTCAACTAAAGCTGTTTTCTATGGACACACTTATCTGAAAATGCGGCATGTATAGGATTTTACTTTTgtttatacagtgggacctcgacttacaagcTCCTCGACTTCCGACATTTTCGACTTACGAGAGGAAAAAGTGGCCGTgcgcttacaattttttcgacatccgaacggaaaacccgttcgcggctagatgcagtTTATCGACGTATgagtttttagatgtggtttcctcgacttacaaatttttccatttgcatttccatttccaatgcattcctatgggaaaccgcttttcctatgggaaactcgacttacgaagttttcgacctacgatgtgcattcggaacggattacattcataagtcgaggtcccactgtatataatACATTTTATGTTATATATGTATTACATatatagtaaaaaataataattcaaaagcCATCTACTCTGTCTCTATTTTAAGTGGATGGATCATGTTCTCTCCCACATCTCGTCAGTATTTCAGGAAATTGAACGCCCTGCTCCAATATTGTTAAAccacaataataaatttataaagTTGCAGGTAAATTGTGTTGTGCAGCACCATGTATGCATGTCACACACTTACTGCTCTGTTGGTCCCACCCCACTCAGTGATCCACTTTCCTCATGTAAAGTTTGATACAGAGCTTTTCACAACACAACATATTGAACTATAAGAAATATTCCCATAATGGGAAACTTCATCCTCTGAAGTGAAAAACAGGTTTTGTCTAGAACATAGCTgtaaagttctcccttttttaagggaaattcccttacgctgaataggcttccttgcgagaaaagggaaaacttgacagctatggtctagaAGTGGCTGGTTCTGCATATGCACCGAAATGAATGACTATACAGTATGGGAGATCCATATTCAAAAGCAGGAAACCCCCTACAAGTTGAGAGACGGTCAATGATATCCCCTACGTAGAAGTCCAGGAAACTAGTACAAAAAGTATCACTTGCTAGTGTAACATGGGAGTGGCAAAGAAGCAGCCATTTTATGTCCATTACAAATGAAAAAGCAACCACCTCTACAGGCTTCTGTGGCTAGGGAGGGTCTCTGCAGAAAGGAGCAAGTCGctttcattcttctttctctcAAACGCacattcatactgtatttgtaaACTTACATTTTGCATGGAAAGGGTCTAGAATTGGCTGGTTCTGCatatgcactgaaatgaatgactaTATGGGA
The window above is part of the Zootoca vivipara chromosome 13, rZooViv1.1, whole genome shotgun sequence genome. Proteins encoded here:
- the LOC118095078 gene encoding butyrophilin subfamily 3 member A2-like — its product is MSSSSTIVCIFIFLQISHVLTSGQFKINPPPKPIVGVLGKEVILPCQLTTSSIPESTNIKVQWILDKSSEKTDVKSYYGRNRPETQDNRYQGRAELSQNDLNKGNMSLILKKSHLSDQGNYTCIVFLGDWYDEVVVELVLAAKGTEPTIALVDYKGWGIGLTCSSNGWYPKPKALWLDSEGKVQSKQSDTTNTETMAGNFSVSSSITTESGVDHEVSCKIINELLGMESESRILISDALYPTTSPWLAPFLIILLIFICLLVGAGYKLRQSYQKLSQCEKKKNKTQADQNYLTEAIETEKRTGQASVFELEYRFGSLIYELEARRAQDYAVAVTLDSYYKHPEISTSGDKERTSLQTLTPGEGATVLGTRIFVGKEGYAAGKHYWEVEVGERVDWELGVLTQAERDKFRERKALRSFQEGRWALRSSQGKFFSGPCEKEIEKKPHQSYSVIGLLLDQEKGEISFYNTSNPRFLIDSIPIKSTDKLYPFLDYGSASENSDPKPSEKSSASENSGPKSLKKSFLNFFKKP